GGTTATCTTATGGAGAACTTCAAACCACAGACGGTAAACTTGCGTTTGCAAGCAATGAATAAGTATTTGGAGTTTAGCAAACAAGAGAAGCTAAAGATGAAGTTTGTAAAGGCGCAACAAAAGAACTTCTTGGAGAACGTAATCAGCGATGCCGATTACAAGTTCCTGAAAGCCAAGCTAAAGGCAGACGGTTATGATGAATGGTATTTCATCGTTTGGTTTATGGCTGCCACTGGTGCACGTGTCAGCGAGCTGCTTCAAATCAAAGCTGAGCATGTAGCGGTTGGCTATCTTGATTTGTACAGCAAAGGAGGCAAGATGCGCCGCCTTTACATTCCGAAGAAGCTATGCACTGAAGCCCAAAGATGGCTAACAGAACAAAACATCACCTCTGGCTATCTGTTCACCAATCGTTCAGGCAACCGCCTTTCCACTCGTGGCATAGCCATCCAACTGAAGCACTTTGCCGAAAAGTACGGTCTTAACCGTAATGTGGTTTATCCACACTCGTTCCGTCACCGCTTCGCCAAGAACTTCCTTGACCGTTTCAACGACATTGCCCTCCTTGCCGACCTCATGGGGCATGAGAGCATCGAAACAACACGCATCTATCTGCGTCGCACTGCAAGCGAGCAGCAGAAGATAGTGGACAAGGTAGTTACTTGGTAATTGCATCTATGTCATTTAGCCACCGCAAGTATATGGCTTGCGGTGGCTAAATATGATAGTTATAATGAGGCTTCTATCTTGTCAAGTTGGGTGAATAAATCTTCAATCTTAGCAACTATACGCTGTTGCTCTGCAAGTGGTGGCAGTAATATTCTTATTGCCAAAATTGCTTTTGCACTAATATTGGGTTGTGCACCTCCGTATGCCATTTTTAATATGTTGTCAACTTGAGAATACATAAGATAGTGCATGTATGGAGTATACAAAGCTTTACTAGCTTTTATTTTTCCCACTCGTTGGTTTAAATATGAAATTTCACCATATGTATAAACTCCCATTTTGCCTGTTGTTGCACCAGACATTGCCACTAAAAAATCACCTTTTTCTATAATGTATTGTTCGTCAATTTCATCTTGAATATAAACACATGAATTTAAATCGATTTTCCCTTCATTTGTTATATTAGAAATTCTAACTAAAGGTATTCCATTATTCTTATAAGCATCGCTGCTAAAAGCAAAACCATTAGTAAAGGAACATACGTTTCTTAATGTACAACTACACCACCCCTTCGGCAGCTTGCCATATTGGGGGGTATCACAAGTGATTTCTGCCTTTGGATTGATGCGTTTGAGCAGTTCGCTGGCAGGCTCGTCATTCGGGTCTTGCGGTACAAGTTTGCCATGAATAGCAAGGTCGAGAACCTTTGATTTGATTTGCTTGATGGATTCTTGTAAGTTTTCTTTTCCGTTTTTTATGACCTTGATTAATGAAAGCCAACGTTTTATTTCTTTTACAATACGCTTTTGTTCTTCAATTGGAGGCAATGGAACTCTAAAAATTGATAACTTCTGAGCATTAATATTTGATTGATTAACAGCATCAGTTTTAACATCGTTACACCAATTTCTATGATATTGACTATTCATTACAAAATTAATGTAATCTGCATTTACAAAGATTGTTCTCAAACGAATTATATAGCCTGCATAAATCGCAGGTCTTTCTCCTTTGTAAATTGCAGTTTTACCAACCCATTCACTACTATTTGTTCTATTAAATAATAAATCATTATGTAACAGCTTGAATTTTTCAATATCTTCTTCATTATTACTGTAAACCAAATCTTTCCAATCTAAACCACCCTCACGATTAATGTTTCCCATCCTTAACACAGGAACTTTTCCCAAACGAGAGGATTTCTCAGATGTACCATACATGAGGTCATATGCAATATCTTCCAACATGCACCACACCCACCCTTTCGGCAGTTCAAACGGATAATGCGGCTTATCAGAAGTCTTTGCAGACTTCTTTCCCTTCTTAATTTTTCCCTCTTTAATGAGTCTTTCCTTTTCAGCACGGATACGTTCGAGCAGCACCGATGCTGGCTCATCGTTGGGATCTTGTGGAACGAGCTTGCCGTGAATAGCAAGGTCGAGTATCTTTTGTCTTAATGCTTTCGTGTCCATTATTATTTGTTATTTTCAAGTTTCTTTAACTCTTCGTTTTCTTCAAATTCTTCAATCCATTCTTTTACCTTTGCTTGAAGCAAAGCCTTATCTGGCAGATAAAGCTGGTAAGCAGAAGCATAGATGTTGGCATCTTTTGGTAATGTCAACTCTACAAGTGCATCGTTCTTTTCTTTACAGAGAAGAATGCCGATGGTAGGCTTCTCAAAATCCTGTTTTACAAATCTGTCGAAGTAGTTGACGTACATCTGCATTTGCCCAAGGTCTTGGTGTGTTAGCTTGTCAATTTTTAGGTCAATGAGGCAATAGCATTGCAGAAGACGATTGTATAGAACCAAATCAACATAATAATTATCTTCATCAAACGTAAAACGTTTTTGTCTTGCTTCAAACAAAAAACCTTTTCCCATTTCAAGCAAAAAAGTTTGCATTTTGTCAATGATGGCATTTTCTAAAGTTGACTCGCTATAACTACTATCAGGCTTCAGACCTATAAATTCCAATGATATTGGACTCTTAATTATGTCGGCGGGTTTCTCAACAACTTGTCCTTCTGTAGCTAAACGCATTACCTCGTTTTTGTTACGGCTTAGTGCCAAACGCTCATAGAGGCTACTACCTACTTGGCGTTGTAACCAACGATAATCCCAACCTTGTTGTTGAGCTTCAATCTCATAGAAATTGCGTTCTTCGAGATTTGCTATTCGCATTAATATTTGGTAATGATTCCACGAAAGGGTAAACTTAGGAATTTCGTATGCATTGCACACGATTTCTTCTTTTGTAGATTTCGTATGCGTTGCACACGAAATTCGGTATGCAGAATAAAACTTTCTGCAATTGTTCAAAGTTGTTACCGACCATCCTTTCCCATATGTTTCTGTCAGATGTGCAGAAAGGTTTGCTAAAACCTTTTTGCCGTAACTTGCACGATTACTTCCTTGTTGCTCATATTCAACAATATAGCAGCCTATTTTATAATATGTATATACCATTGCCGTATTTACGGCTTTAGCAACTTTCTTTCTACTTTCTTCGATAAGTAAAGAAACTTCCTCAAATAGCGTCTCTTCACTATTTATTTTAGTAATTATTTCCATAAAATTACATATCCTTAATACCATTCAATAATTTCTCCAACTCACTTACGGCCTTGCTGATATTCAAGCTCTGTTCCTTGATGTTCGACATCAGTTGGCTCAATGGTAAATCTTTAGTATCATTACCCTGTTTTATCCAAGTGATGTCAAGACTTGTCTTGTCACGAGCCATGATTTCATCAATGCCGTACTTGCGCCATCTGCCAGATGGGTTCTTGTCTGCATCATATGTCTCTTTGCGGGCATTGATGTCCTCAGCATGATAGCAGGTTACAAAGTCATCGAGGTGGTGACGCTCTAACTTGTTCGTAGCCAAGGTGTGTTTTACACCAGTGCGATAGTCATAGAACCAAATATTCTTAGTTGGCTGTCCCTTGGTAAAGAATAGTACGTTTGCCTTTACTCCCTGTGCATAGAAAATGCCTGTAGGTAAACGGAGAATGGTATGGAGATTGAAATCCGATAAGAGTTTCTTGCGGATGGTCTCTCCTGCGTTGCCTTCAAAAAGTACATTGTCTGGCAGGACTACTGCTGCACGTCCGCCAGTTTTGAGCATCAGCATCATATGCTGAAGGAAGTTGAGCTGGTTGTTCTTTGTTTCGACATAGAAGTCTGGACGGTTGATCTCTACAGAACCGGCAGGGCGTGTGCCAAATGGAGGGTTGGCAAGGATGACATCCACCAAGGTGGAAGGTTCTTTCTCCAAAGAGTCCTCGCATACGATAGGGCTGTGGTCTGTGCCTATACCATGAAGATAAAGGTTCATGGAGGCAAGTGTAACCACAAGTGGGGTGATGTCATTGCCATGTAACGCTTTGTTGTTCAAAAAGTCCAATTTATCACGATTCTGGCTTTGTTCCTTCATGTAATCGTAGGCAGCAAGCAAGAAGCCACCAGTACCACAGGCGGGGTCGCATACAGTCTCACCAATTTGGGGTTGCAAGCAGTCAACCATAGCTTTAATCAGTGGACGTGGGGTAAAGTACTGACCAGCACCACTTTTTTTATCTTGACCATTTTTCTCCAAGATGCTTTCATATATAGCACCTTTTACATCACCATCCATGATGAGCCATTGCTCTTCATCTATCATAGTGATTACCTTCTTAAGATAGACAGGTTTGTCAATCTTGTTTTGTGCTTTGGTATAGATGGTACCGATGAGGTCATCTTGTTGACTTAATAGTTTGAGTGTACTCTCATATTGCTTTACGAGATCATAGCCATCCAAGCCTGTCAAGTCTTTCCATCTATACCCAACAGGTATGGATGAATCCTCTCCAAAGAGTTCCATATTCTCGTCATCCATCTTTAAGAAAAGAAGATAGGTGAGTTGTGTGATGTAATCTGTAAATCCTACTCCGACTCCTGCCAGTGTCGTAGCAAGATTCCACACCTTTTTTGTGAGCGTTTGCTCTGTTGTTATATTTTTAGCCATATCTATATACTATGCAGTTGTTCTTAATACTATAAATTTATATACGGAATCCAAAGCCTCGTCAGCTTTCTGCATGTTTCCGAAAGCTGCAATCAATTGGGCTGCATGGGTGACATCGTTCTTCCTTATCTCTCGCACGTTGCAGGCTCCATTGGCTGCGATGTATTCCACTATCTTGCCTATTAAATCCTTCTGCTTCGGTGTTATATCCATTTGTTTCCGACCATACCAAAGATTAAACATACTTCGAGCCGTAGGATAGGCACTTTCCAGTTTTTCTGTCTGATGGTAAGCGAAGCGTACCAGTTGGATGATGTTGGTAAGAGCCTCCGATTCTTCCTTCTTGGTCGTGCGGCGTACTTTATCACCATATACGATGGCGTATGAATTCCATAAGAGCTTTTGTGCAAAGCGGTTGTTCTCCATCTTCAACTTGTTTTCCAAGTCCTTCAGCATGGAATAGGTGATGGGTTCGCCCTCGTTATTATATAGAATGCGTAAAGCTTCTATGTCATCACAGTGGTCGCAGCAATATTGTTCAAATGCATCTGTGGTACTTTGAGCCTCTTCTATAGAGAAACCTTTGGATATGAGTGTATCTTCTCCAGGCATCAGTGTGTTGACAAAACCAGCTGCAAGAATCAGTATGTACTTACAGACATTGGCATGATTAGCTATCGGAGATACCAAACCCTTACGTTCATTGTTAGGTTCATTGATATCTACGTATGGTGGCAATTGTGGCTGGTGCTCAGGATCGAGAGCATTATAGATGCGTTGAGCAATTTCCAGCATGTCATCATGAGCGATGCGGACAAATTCCTGTCGCTGTGCATTATCTGCCTTATTGTAAAGTCTGGATAATGTGGCAGCAAGCCGCTTGAG
The Segatella copri DNA segment above includes these coding regions:
- a CDS encoding tyrosine-type recombinase/integrase; its protein translation is MVTQFEKYLVKSNLAKNTVTSYLWTMKYFLDNYKEVNKKNLLAYKGYLMENFKPQTVNLRLQAMNKYLEFSKQEKLKMKFVKAQQKNFLENVISDADYKFLKAKLKADGYDEWYFIVWFMAATGARVSELLQIKAEHVAVGYLDLYSKGGKMRRLYIPKKLCTEAQRWLTEQNITSGYLFTNRSGNRLSTRGIAIQLKHFAEKYGLNRNVVYPHSFRHRFAKNFLDRFNDIALLADLMGHESIETTRIYLRRTASEQQKIVDKVVTW
- a CDS encoding restriction endonuclease subunit S, which gives rise to MDTKALRQKILDLAIHGKLVPQDPNDEPASVLLERIRAEKERLIKEGKIKKGKKSAKTSDKPHYPFELPKGWVWCMLEDIAYDLMYGTSEKSSRLGKVPVLRMGNINREGGLDWKDLVYSNNEEDIEKFKLLHNDLLFNRTNSSEWVGKTAIYKGERPAIYAGYIIRLRTIFVNADYINFVMNSQYHRNWCNDVKTDAVNQSNINAQKLSIFRVPLPPIEEQKRIVKEIKRWLSLIKVIKNGKENLQESIKQIKSKVLDLAIHGKLVPQDPNDEPASELLKRINPKAEITCDTPQYGKLPKGWCSCTLRNVCSFTNGFAFSSDAYKNNGIPLVRISNITNEGKIDLNSCVYIQDEIDEQYIIEKGDFLVAMSGATTGKMGVYTYGEISYLNQRVGKIKASKALYTPYMHYLMYSQVDNILKMAYGGAQPNISAKAILAIRILLPPLAEQQRIVAKIEDLFTQLDKIEASL
- a CDS encoding PDDEXK nuclease domain-containing protein: MEIITKINSEETLFEEVSLLIEESRKKVAKAVNTAMVYTYYKIGCYIVEYEQQGSNRASYGKKVLANLSAHLTETYGKGWSVTTLNNCRKFYSAYRISCATHTKSTKEEIVCNAYEIPKFTLSWNHYQILMRIANLEERNFYEIEAQQQGWDYRWLQRQVGSSLYERLALSRNKNEVMRLATEGQVVEKPADIIKSPISLEFIGLKPDSSYSESTLENAIIDKMQTFLLEMGKGFLFEARQKRFTFDEDNYYVDLVLYNRLLQCYCLIDLKIDKLTHQDLGQMQMYVNYFDRFVKQDFEKPTIGILLCKEKNDALVELTLPKDANIYASAYQLYLPDKALLQAKVKEWIEEFEENEELKKLENNK
- a CDS encoding type I restriction-modification system subunit M, which produces MAKNITTEQTLTKKVWNLATTLAGVGVGFTDYITQLTYLLFLKMDDENMELFGEDSSIPVGYRWKDLTGLDGYDLVKQYESTLKLLSQQDDLIGTIYTKAQNKIDKPVYLKKVITMIDEEQWLIMDGDVKGAIYESILEKNGQDKKSGAGQYFTPRPLIKAMVDCLQPQIGETVCDPACGTGGFLLAAYDYMKEQSQNRDKLDFLNNKALHGNDITPLVVTLASMNLYLHGIGTDHSPIVCEDSLEKEPSTLVDVILANPPFGTRPAGSVEINRPDFYVETKNNQLNFLQHMMLMLKTGGRAAVVLPDNVLFEGNAGETIRKKLLSDFNLHTILRLPTGIFYAQGVKANVLFFTKGQPTKNIWFYDYRTGVKHTLATNKLERHHLDDFVTCYHAEDINARKETYDADKNPSGRWRKYGIDEIMARDKTSLDITWIKQGNDTKDLPLSQLMSNIKEQSLNISKAVSELEKLLNGIKDM